In Phoenix dactylifera cultivar Barhee BC4 chromosome 1, palm_55x_up_171113_PBpolish2nd_filt_p, whole genome shotgun sequence, the genomic stretch ctctactccatttgatccctctactcatcttaagaagaacttaggaactcctgtccttcaaagcctatatgctcaaatcataggctcactaggattcctaacaaactacactaggccagacatagcatatgctgtaaatagacttagtagatatactgttaatccaaatagagatcattggacagcattagagagaattcttaggtatcttaagggtaccaagtcctatagtttgcactttagtgggtttcctgctgttctagaaggctatagtgatgccaactggatcagcgataccttagatgttaaatccaccacaggatacgtctttctcctaggaggtgctgctgtgtcttggaaatccaccaaacaaaccttaatatctaggagtaccatggaatctgaactgatagctttagacactactagcactgaggctgagtggctcagagatctacttatagaccttcctgtagatgagtcacctttaccacctgtctccttacattgtgactgtaaatctgcaatagataagtgcaaccaagaaaatgccaatgtaaaaatgaacaggcacttaaaagtacgtcataaatcattgagatataaattgaaaaataatgttattgccttgaattttgtaaaatcagaaaataatttggctgatcagcttacaaaaggtttatctagaacagtggttctagagtcgtcgagggggatggggcttagcccataaagatagatcaccacggtgggaacccaaccttaaaaggttcaatgggtagaaacaaaccgaagtgtgactaagaggagcactattttatgttgtcctcatccctatggcgctagtgctcataaaagcaagcggtaggatgagttcgtttgtataactcttaatgagtccgagacccaagaggtaggagcttccttgctagcatccttattaggactcacctatatgtgcagtcgtgaggccgcgattatggGAAATGGGCGATTTCCTAAAAAGCACATGAaagatacctgcgcatggccataatagcgcaacccgcttagaacccagatcgggctatattatgtgtgctgttgatttaatctgagccatggaccgaggttcaaggttaagaccaccttggctccacagatgtaatcaattgtcactaagtgaaggttcaaaccgaaaggtacctacacctattacataatataagatatccagcattttattttgattttaaaattatttaaatttttgtgggggattgttggaaaaaatttaaatgcgcacgcggcccgaaatttggccgcgtgcgcgtttgagaggaaaaaaaaaaggggggtaacgcccagcgggcgttacgctTTGGAaacggccgcggccgcggccgcgtgcTCGTTTGAAAACGAAAACGCCAACGGGCGTTTTCGTTTGCATTAAATGGGATGCGTGCGCCCGTTGGCGCACGTtgcgcggacgcgtccgcggaaggcgcggacgcgtccgccgaaaagaccatattgcccccgattaaatccctatataaacccctccatTTCATCTCTTTAGGGGTacgaaaaaatatagaaaaatagtagaaaaactctggagaaattcttcttcccctTAGCCACTTCCGATtttcatttttacatttttattcagttttattttattcttttcatactgctctttgctggatctgcaagtccgatcgggttcgttttgacttcttccgagacgtgccgaagaagaggttatagggtcgtcgtatctccgagaagaattgccgggtgacccgtacgtgggggcaaatacttctttgggacagcgtctacgcgcttcgacatgctttcaatcaggctactttcttctacctttatttttaatttaatattagtagattggtaggatttgaaattctatgatataaacttattaaatgcatagatttactttgtgctagaatagatttattttgtattaaaatagaattatttggatgccgaatgatatgcatgtatattatttcctttaagattttttattaattgaatttatagatttatttatttagttaggagatatattgctaacaagacACACAATCAATACATCTGCATTAGTAGTTACCTTTTTATCCAAAGAATGCTCATAAGGACATTTCTCAAAGCCATTGTCCTAAAAATACTTGTCAATTCTTGCATTCCATGCTCTCGATGCTTGCTTCAACCCATAAAGAGCCTTCTTCAATTTGTACACTTTGTCTTCATGACCTACTTTAACATATCCCAAAGGTTGTCTACATAAATCTCCTCTTCAAGAAAGCCATTCAAGAAAGCCAATTTTACATCAAGTTGATAGATTTTCCATTTGTGTTGAGCGGCTAAAGAAAGAACCAATCTAATAGTCTCTAACTGAGCAACGGGAGCAAATACTTCACCAAAATCAACTCCAGGTTGTTGCTTATAACCTTTTGCTACCAACCTTGCTTTGTATCTTTGAACTTTTCCTTTTACATCTTTCTGTGTCTTGTACACCCACTTCACAccaattgatattttttttttgtggtaagcTTGTCAAAGCCCAAGTATCATTTTTCTCAATTGCCTTGATCTCTTCATCCATTGCTTTCTTCCACTTATCTTCTTGAATGGCCTTTTCAAAGCATATAAGATCACAATCTATAAAAAAACAATACAAATTTAGATTACCATCTTGATTCTCTTTAGCTTTATAAACTTCTGTCAAGCTTTTTATTTTGAGCGGTATTTCATTAGAACTTTTCCCCaatgatgaggatgatgatgaagaagggGACCCTTGAAGAGGTGATTGTAGCTCATTCTCAACTTGTCTTGGCACTTCGTCTTGTTCAACTTGTAGCTCAACCAAAATAGTCTCATTTTGGTTCCAATCCTCCATGCCTTCTTCTTCAAACACAATATCTCGACTTATGAACACATTCTTTGTAATTGGATTGTACAACTTGTAGCCCATTGCTTGCCCACCATAACCAAGAAAGATGCATTTTTCACCTTTATCACCAAGCTTTATCCTTCTAACCTCCGAAATTTTAGTATATGCAATGCATCGTCTAAAATGAGAGACATTTGGCTTGAAAGAGCTGCAAGCTTCTTCCAGCATCTTTAAATGAACACTCtttgtagggcatctattcaataagtagaCGGCACATGCAACTGCTTCGGCCCAAAATTCTCTAggcattctttttctttttaacataCTCCTTGTCATGTTCAAGATTGTTTGATTCTTTCTTTCAGCAACACCATTAAGTTGAGGCATGTAGGATGGAGCCACTCGATGCATAATCCTATTATTCTTACATTAATCTTCAAAGAGATCGAAAGTATACTCTTCACCTCTATCGAATCTCAAAACCTTCAATTGGTAACCACTTTGTTTCTCAACAAAAGCTTTAAACTCTTTGAAATTATCCAATGCATcgaattttcttttcaagaaaTACATCCAAGTCTTTCGgctaaaatcatcaataaaaataagaaaataccgATTCTTGCCATTTGACATAGGCTTCAAAGGGCTGCAAATATCGGTGTGCATAAGATTTAATGGTTTTGATGCTCTCCATCTCATTTCTTTAGTGATTCTTGATCTTTTATGCTTGccaagaatgcactcttcacacaCTTGATGTGGATGTTCAATGAGTGGTAACCCCTTCACCATATTCTTTGTAACCAAGAGCTTCAAACCTTCAAAGTTAAGATGCCCAAATCTCAAATACCACAACCAAAAATCGTCATGTGTAATGGAGCTAAGGCATTTTAGTACATCATGTTGAATATGCAAAGAAAACATTCTACCATATGACATTTTtacatgagtaattaaattacaatgACTATCCCACAAGGTAAGAGAGCGGTTTTTCATATTAACATTGTAATTCCAAAAGTTGACCCAAGCCCCAAAAATTTCTGTGCAAATTTGGAACATAATAGACATCGAAAATAAAATCATGATTTCCATTCTTGAGTTTGATGAGAATAGTACCTTTACCTTGCACCAAAATTTTGGAGTTGTCACCAAAAGTAATATAGCCTTGCATACTTTCATCTAAGTCAACAAATAATTCCTTCTTCCCCGTGATGTAGTTGCTTGCACCGGTATCAAGATACCATGCATTTTTTTCATTCTTCTTATTTCCATTATGAGCCAACAACAAAGTAGAAGTCACCTATTAATACTCTCTTTCTCAATGATATTAGCTTGCTCTCCAACTTCATTGCCTTGCTTTGTCCAACATTCATTGCTATAGTGCCCATGCTTGTGACAATTAAAGCATTGCACATTTCTGTTGTCAAAGCTTTGTTGATTGAAATGATGGTTGAAATTCCCTCTTGACTTTCCTCTTGGAGGGAATGATAATTGGCTTCGTCCACCATGCCTTCCACCTCTTTCCCTATAACCGAAGTTTCTTCCTTGATtactaaatcttctttcttggtTCCGTAACCTCTTCCACAACCCCTATAACTTCTTTCTTGGTTCTCATAGCTTCTACCTTGGCCTCTTTGAGTACTAGCAACATGGCATTCTTCCTTGACATCTTACAAAGAGAGCTTGGAATGGAGAGCTTGTTCTAAAGAACTAGAAGACTTCTTGCTCAATCTATGCTAATAAACTTGTAGCATTCCCATCAAATGATCAATTGTCATAGTATTCAAGTTTTTTGCCTCTTCAATAACTACCAACACATGCTCAAATTTTAGGGTCAAAGAACGCAAAATTTTCTCCATCACCCTAACATCATCAATCTCCTcaccattttttttcatttcattcGCAATTGACAATGCTCTTGAAAAATAATCCGAAATGGACTCTGACTCATTCATGCTCCACTCCTCAAATTCTCTTCTCAAAATTTGGAGCCTCACCTTCATAACTTTGTCAATACCCCTATGAGCATTCTTGAGAATTTCCCACAACTCCTTTAAAGTTTTGGCATTaaaaattttctcaaaattagcTTCATTAATGACTTAGTAGAGAGTAAATAAAGCtttatctctcttctttgactCTTTGAGAATATTTCTTTGACCTCCGgtgagcctcttttcttcttatgGTGAGCTAGGCTCTTTAAACCCTTTTTCAATTATCTCCCATAAATCTTGAGATTCTAACAAAACCTTAATTTGAATACTCCAACGATTATATTTTCTCTTAGTTAATTAGGAAGTTGAATAGGAAGCATATTACTCTCCATTTTAATTAAAGATTACACCAATATCAAGCTCAAACTCAATACTCTTCAAAAAGCCTCAATTTCAAACCCTAGATGCAAGCCAAGTACAAGGCAACCACCAAATCACCACaccaagctctgataccaattttgTTGGAGCAAAATAGATGCTAATAACATACAAATAGCATCaaataataatagaaaatagaGCTGAACAATAGGGCACAAGATAGATTCAAATCCACTTCAAAAATCCTTTATTTCAACCTTGAAaaactgaaaatataacttACAAATGTGCAGAAAATCAGCAACTAAGAATATGTCTTTTTTTCTTATAGTCTTCTTTCTTTTAACACAAAATCTGCTTGAGGGATTTCTCCTACCAAGCTCTCAccaccctcttcttctttttaaaaagGAACTTAAAAGACACACCCTCGTACCATAAAACCTATGggatggtttttcttttttttacataAAGTGGGAGTTAAACAAAGAGACTATTACGTACACTAAAAAACCAGAAAATTACATATGatgccataaagcaaaaggtTAAAAAAAACCCATTAATTTGATTTAACATTTTCAACAGATTTTCCACATTAATTGGAGATGATAAGCCTGCCAAAAGTCATCTGTTTATATTTCCCGGTGTTATGCTTGTAACTATTGTTTTTTATCCCCTCAAAAATTGGGTTTTGCCACAAGGATCATACCCCTGTTGTTAACAACCAAAAATTCTGGATTCAGTTCTTGAATGATACattcttaaaaatttatttttaaaaatcacGTTACAGATAAATCTCTCTCCTTTCCTGTAGAAGATAATAATATTTATTAGcaataaaaaccaaaaaaaatctatCTCAGAAAAACTGAACATTGGGGTAGCTCCTAAGCTTTTTCCAAGTTAAGAAGCTGAAAGCCAGAGAAGACtatttttacaaaatatgtgtacATAATACAAGCATCTAAACTCTAATATACCTGGCAAACAAGCCAGCTGGGTTGTTGGCTTCTCTACTAGTGAGTCAAATGTGCCAACACTATCTCACAGTTTTCACAACCTTTCCTCTCAAGCCTAAGCAAAGTATATTATCCACAAAACAGTGACAACTTCAAACCACTAGTCTCTCTTTCTACATTGGAATGACACAATTACTCACTTTACCAAGTTATCAGAGAAGTTGGGCATCCTGTTCAGATGCCTCAGTATGTTCTCAGCCACCTGCTTGGTGCTACTGTCCCCTCTATGGAAAGCATTCACCAGTGCAGAGGGCAGCACCCTATCATTGGAGATATCACTGGTATCCCTGTCCCCACCCCTCATCAGAAACCTCTCAATCACCCAAAATGACTTCTGCCACACCCCATCTTCTCTGTGATCCCTCAGCACCCCCAGGACATGCCTCACTGCATCCACCTCACTCAGCACCTCCACACTCTTCTCCACATCCACCCTCTCATCCAGCAATGTACAAATGGCTGAGAGAGCTGCCTCCACCACCTTGGGGTTCTCATGCTCCAGACACCCCATCAGCCTCTCCACAGCCTTGGACTCCAATAGACAAAAGGTGGTGGCTGGAGAGCAGGCCCCTCTGTGGACCGGGCAAAGTTGTATCCTCTTCCCCCTCCTTCCATCCTTCTGAGAGCCCAGGCTGAACCACTTGGCTAGGAAGCTCTTCCTCTTAGACCTCATTATCTCTGGGGGCTTTGAGAGGTTGACGGAGTGAGAGGAGAGATTCTCCAACCCCACTGCTGCCAGCCTCTGGACCTCATCACTTCCTGCAGTCCTCACCAGCAGGTCTGTGAACACCGATGTTAGATTCTGCTCTATGGCCATGTGGAGAATCTCCGGGTCATAGAGGGTGGTGGTGAACCTCACCAGAATGCCCACAAGACCCTCAAGGTAGATACTTGCGTACCTGGTTGCTCTTGTTTCGCCTTTTTGGATGTCTCGTATTCTGTTTAGGATTATAGGAACTATGTCTTGTTCCACAATGGCTAGATTGAGTGTCAGACTCTGGTATGGGAGTTTCGCTAATAGATTCACTGATACAGCATGCTTCTTTGTGATTCGGTTGGCGTCGAACGCCATGATCAGACTCTCCGGCTGGCCCTGAGTCTTGCAGAGGCCTTCTGCTATTGTGTGGCCCATGTGGGTTGAGAGTGTGATCAATAGTTTTGCAGCGGCGATGGTGAGTTCTTCCATGGGGGAGTTCAGGAATTCGATGATTGTGTGGCACACTTCGGCCTCTTTGATCACTGACACCACGGTGACAAAAGGTTTTGGGAGTTTGGTCAGGGAGAGCAGGATTTTGATGAGGTTCACATTGAGCTCATCAGGCATGGAGCACCTGAGCAGGTGGGCAACATTGTAGATGGAGTAGTGGGAAGTGATGGTGTGGCCATGCTTGTTCACTTGGAGGCTCTCAGGGTCAATTCCGCATTCCAGTATGTTCGCAAGGACCGCAGCAGCCTCTTCCTTGGAGTCCATAGGCTCATTATGGATCCTGCGGGTGAACATCTCCTCGATCATGATTGGCACCACGCCGGCATCGACGAGTGTTTTGCTGCTTGGGTGGTGGGATGAGATCTGGACTAGAGCCTTGAATGCTGCCTTGCGGTTCAAACTATTCCCGCTGTGGACCATTTTGATCAGGGCCTCAGAGGTCCTCTCTGCAACGCGTGTTTTCATGTCGTGCTCGAGAACAAATTCACCGAGGTAGCTCGCCATCTCCATCTGCACCTCTTCTGAACCTATTTTCGTATGTTCGTGGAAGAAGGATGTTAGAGAAAATGTTGAGTGTTTGCATAATGCTATAATTGGAAGTAGATCATTGAGATTATTATTACATATGTTTTGTGACAATCCTGCTTTCACTagcactattttatacaaattataCTCCCA encodes the following:
- the LOC103706597 gene encoding putative U-box domain-containing protein 42 isoform X1; amino-acid sequence: MSRAARQFFFFPFLTTLGNDDYTPHKGMTEYELLNIYLLTKVKDEKIILTESLLASISEVMSSVVAVDVEQENFMELGSYLHRTSPAIMELRVTENAPANATEILESLSTNIQHAKELVAKCSSGARSIMDDELKNIIEQLEGVINDIGEALSKIPPSTFHNHEYAETAIRSLSREMRNARFQENGIQQSDMVETKLENLSLEEKESSEEKSLVAISNEEPRRLGSQKDETPRLVDFLKGMYYGAHENNSHSFSTLPQLAEYIEPLYETFFCPLTKRIMDDPVTIESGATYERRAIAEWFEEFKDGSEALVCPITGMKLQSRVLNTNIALKTTIAEWKERNEATRIRVARTALSLAASEAMVLDAIRDLQILVRKRRYNKEQMHNIGITKLLTQFLEHEDLRVRCEALDILRLLVEDEDGKDIIAKTKAIAETIKMLSSNHSSERHASLSFLLELSKSELLLENIGSTAGCILMLITMKYNESTDAFAAEKAAETLKNMEKCPKNIKRMAQNGLLEPLLTHLVDGSEEVQMEMASYLGEFVLEHDMKTRVAERTSEALIKMVHSGNSLNRKAAFKALVQISSHHPSSKTLVDAGVVPIMIEEMFTRRIHNEPMDSKEEAAAVLANILECGIDPESLQVNKHGHTITSHYSIYNVAHLLRCSMPDELNVNLIKILLSLTKLPKPFVTVVSVIKEAEVCHTIIEFLNSPMEELTIAAAKLLITLSTHMGHTIAEGLCKTQGQPESLIMAFDANRITKKHAVSVNLLAKLPYQSLTLNLAIVEQDIVPIILNRIRDIQKGETRATRYASIYLEGLVGILVRFTTTLYDPEILHMAIEQNLTSVFTDLLVRTAGSDEVQRLAAVGLENLSSHSVNLSKPPEIMRSKRKSFLAKWFSLGSQKDGRRGKRIQLCPVHRGACSPATTFCLLESKAVERLMGCLEHENPKVVEAALSAICTLLDERVDVEKSVEVLSEVDAVRHVLGVLRDHREDGVWQKSFWVIERFLMRGGDRDTSDISNDRVLPSALVNAFHRGDSSTKQVAENILRHLNRMPNFSDNLVK
- the LOC103706597 gene encoding putative U-box domain-containing protein 42 isoform X2, with the translated sequence MSLTKVKDEKIILTESLLASISEVMSSVVAVDVEQENFMELGSYLHRTSPAIMELRVTENAPANATEILESLSTNIQHAKELVAKCSSGARSIMDDELKNIIEQLEGVINDIGEALSKIPPSTFHNHEYAETAIRSLSREMRNARFQENGIQQSDMVETKLENLSLEEKESSEEKSLVAISNEEPRRLGSQKDETPRLVDFLKGMYYGAHENNSHSFSTLPQLAEYIEPLYETFFCPLTKRIMDDPVTIESGATYERRAIAEWFEEFKDGSEALVCPITGMKLQSRVLNTNIALKTTIAEWKERNEATRIRVARTALSLAASEAMVLDAIRDLQILVRKRRYNKEQMHNIGITKLLTQFLEHEDLRVRCEALDILRLLVEDEDGKDIIAKTKAIAETIKMLSSNHSSERHASLSFLLELSKSELLLENIGSTAGCILMLITMKYNESTDAFAAEKAAETLKNMEKCPKNIKRMAQNGLLEPLLTHLVDGSEEVQMEMASYLGEFVLEHDMKTRVAERTSEALIKMVHSGNSLNRKAAFKALVQISSHHPSSKTLVDAGVVPIMIEEMFTRRIHNEPMDSKEEAAAVLANILECGIDPESLQVNKHGHTITSHYSIYNVAHLLRCSMPDELNVNLIKILLSLTKLPKPFVTVVSVIKEAEVCHTIIEFLNSPMEELTIAAAKLLITLSTHMGHTIAEGLCKTQGQPESLIMAFDANRITKKHAVSVNLLAKLPYQSLTLNLAIVEQDIVPIILNRIRDIQKGETRATRYASIYLEGLVGILVRFTTTLYDPEILHMAIEQNLTSVFTDLLVRTAGSDEVQRLAAVGLENLSSHSVNLSKPPEIMRSKRKSFLAKWFSLGSQKDGRRGKRIQLCPVHRGACSPATTFCLLESKAVERLMGCLEHENPKVVEAALSAICTLLDERVDVEKSVEVLSEVDAVRHVLGVLRDHREDGVWQKSFWVIERFLMRGGDRDTSDISNDRVLPSALVNAFHRGDSSTKQVAENILRHLNRMPNFSDNLVK